Proteins from a single region of Haloterrigena alkaliphila:
- a CDS encoding M24 family metallopeptidase, translated as MEKRERLESFLESNGLDSVWFARPNSFAWLTGGTNVVDRETDAGVAAVGYDGTDVRIVTNNIEADRIAAEELPDLDAEDVSLEQYPWHDASLEEAIAARIGTGERAAADVDVPGADRVEPTSLRQPLTDRDRDRYRTLGRETAAAVESVCRELRSEDTEHEVASALRVALSARDIEAPVVLVGGAERAQQYRHYTPTEAELGDYALVSVTSQRAGLHASCTRTVAFDPPSWLEDRHASAARVEATALAATQVAAGDDGTAGDVFDAIQDAYDAVGYAGEWERHHQGGAAGFAGREWIATPDHDAPVAAPMAYAWNPTVEGAKSEDTHLVTDDDVESLTETENWPTTTAQAVGFDLELERPTVLGLED; from the coding sequence ATGGAAAAACGCGAGCGACTCGAGTCGTTCCTCGAGTCGAACGGCCTCGATTCGGTCTGGTTCGCGCGGCCGAATTCGTTCGCCTGGCTGACGGGCGGGACCAACGTCGTCGACCGGGAGACGGACGCCGGCGTCGCGGCCGTCGGCTACGACGGGACGGACGTCCGTATCGTGACGAACAACATCGAAGCGGATCGGATCGCCGCCGAAGAACTCCCCGATCTCGACGCCGAGGACGTCTCGCTCGAGCAGTATCCGTGGCACGACGCCTCGCTCGAGGAGGCCATCGCGGCCCGGATCGGAACCGGCGAACGGGCCGCCGCCGACGTCGACGTGCCGGGTGCGGACCGCGTCGAGCCGACGTCGCTTCGCCAGCCGCTGACCGACCGCGACCGCGACCGATATCGGACGCTGGGGCGCGAGACGGCCGCCGCCGTCGAATCGGTCTGTCGGGAACTCCGTAGCGAGGACACCGAACACGAGGTCGCCTCGGCCCTGCGCGTCGCCCTCTCGGCCCGCGACATCGAAGCGCCCGTCGTTCTCGTCGGCGGAGCCGAACGCGCCCAGCAGTACCGCCACTACACGCCGACCGAGGCCGAACTCGGCGACTACGCGCTGGTCTCGGTGACGAGCCAGCGCGCGGGGCTCCACGCGAGTTGTACCCGGACCGTCGCCTTCGATCCGCCGTCGTGGCTCGAGGACCGACACGCGAGCGCGGCCCGCGTCGAGGCTACCGCGCTCGCGGCGACGCAGGTCGCAGCAGGCGACGACGGGACGGCAGGAGACGTCTTCGACGCGATTCAGGACGCCTACGACGCGGTGGGCTACGCCGGCGAGTGGGAACGCCACCACCAGGGCGGTGCCGCCGGCTTCGCGGGTCGAGAGTGGATCGCCACGCCCGATCACGACGCGCCGGTCGCGGCGCCGATGGCCTACGCGTGGAATCCGACCGTCGAGGGCGCGAAGAGCGAGGATACCCATCTCGTCACGGACGACGACGTCGAGTCGCTGACCGAGACCGAAAACTGGCCGACGACGACCGCACAAGCCGTCGGGTTCGATCTGGAACTCGAGCGGCCGACGGTGCTGGGACTCGAGGACTGA
- a CDS encoding glutamate--cysteine ligase encodes MERGSRESFTRMGTLGIEEECFVVDAEGRPTSGTDELVYEHDPPEILQDRLDHELFKFVIETQTPLIEDPADARETLLEIRQALVDHAAAHGYGIAAAGLHPLAKWRELEHAEKPRYRSQLDRIQYPQHRNTTAGVHVHVGVDDADKAVWIANELRWYVPIILALSANSPYWNGFDTGLQSARAKIFEALPNTGMPTYFEDYEAFDRFERRMLETDSIRDRGELWYDVRPHTAHGTVELRTPDGQADPEIVLAFVEYAHALVEALAEEYEDGADGYGRDHRRELLDENKWRAIRYGHEASFLDREMEEAIDLGELVDRECERLGVDGIKRVYERDSGARRQRRLLKEAGETALCDSLRLGTE; translated from the coding sequence ATGGAACGCGGGTCCCGGGAATCGTTTACGCGCATGGGCACGCTGGGGATCGAAGAGGAGTGTTTCGTGGTCGACGCCGAGGGCCGTCCGACGAGCGGTACCGACGAACTCGTCTACGAACACGACCCGCCCGAGATCCTGCAGGACCGCCTCGATCACGAACTGTTCAAGTTCGTCATCGAGACCCAGACGCCGCTGATCGAGGACCCCGCGGACGCCCGCGAGACGCTGCTCGAGATCCGGCAGGCGCTGGTCGACCACGCCGCCGCCCACGGCTACGGCATCGCCGCCGCGGGGCTCCACCCGCTGGCGAAGTGGCGCGAACTCGAGCACGCCGAGAAACCCCGCTACCGATCGCAACTCGATCGGATCCAGTACCCGCAACATCGGAACACGACCGCCGGCGTCCACGTCCACGTCGGCGTCGACGACGCTGACAAGGCGGTCTGGATCGCCAACGAACTGCGCTGGTACGTTCCGATCATCCTCGCGCTGTCGGCCAACTCGCCGTACTGGAACGGGTTCGACACCGGCCTCCAGTCGGCCCGCGCGAAGATCTTCGAGGCCCTGCCCAACACCGGCATGCCGACCTACTTCGAGGACTACGAGGCCTTCGACCGGTTCGAGCGGCGGATGCTCGAGACCGACTCGATCCGCGATCGAGGCGAACTCTGGTACGACGTCCGGCCCCACACCGCCCACGGGACGGTCGAACTCCGAACGCCGGACGGGCAGGCCGATCCCGAAATCGTCCTCGCGTTCGTCGAGTACGCCCACGCGCTCGTGGAGGCCCTCGCCGAGGAGTACGAGGACGGCGCCGACGGCTACGGCCGGGACCACCGGCGAGAACTGCTCGACGAGAACAAGTGGCGAGCGATCCGCTACGGCCACGAGGCGAGTTTCCTCGACCGAGAGATGGAGGAGGCGATCGACCTGGGCGAACTCGTCGACCGCGAGTGCGAGCGGCTGGGCGTCGACGGAATCAAGCGCGTCTACGAGCGCGACAGCGGTGCCCGTCGCCAGCGGCGACTGTTGAAAGAGGCGGGCGAAACCGCCCTCTGTGACTCGCTTCGTCTCGGCACTGAGTGA
- a CDS encoding fatty acid--CoA ligase: MSAHPTIADTLEGTVDRHPDRDAIVYPRKEQRWTYAEFDERVNRLANALRDRGIEKGDRVATVLYNGSEMALTVYACAKIGAVFTPLNFRLPAGEIEYIVNDAEAEMVLFESATREAVEGARPSLETVSEYVFIDDDREDAAVPEYARGFYDLLESGTPERPDVRVDEDDVYAFIYTSGTTGRPKGVVHEHRNMVEHNLLCIAEMNLTRDDVGLSILPLYHCAELHCNLFARIHRGATNVIHHEFDPERALEAIEDHGVTILFAAPTAWNALSMAAAELNADVSSLRLGLYGAAPMPERVLENCMEQLCEDYVQAYGMTEIGPAGVFQPPEDQRSKQGSAGLPALNHRVRVVEPDADPDDEVEAGEIGEILISSPCVMREYWNRPEATAQSLREADGTTWYYTGDLGYRDDDGYLYVVDRKDDMIVSGGENVYPAEVEDVLFAHDAVDEAAVVGEPDEEWGERVVAYVVAENVDATALDEFVLESDRLADFKRPRAYYFVDELPKNPSGKIQKFKLREDEADVDPERETVAS, translated from the coding sequence ATGTCTGCACATCCCACGATAGCCGACACGCTCGAGGGGACGGTCGACCGGCATCCAGACCGCGACGCGATCGTCTATCCGCGCAAGGAGCAGCGGTGGACCTACGCCGAGTTCGACGAGCGGGTGAACCGACTGGCGAACGCCCTGCGCGACCGCGGGATCGAGAAGGGAGATCGGGTCGCGACGGTCCTCTACAACGGCTCGGAGATGGCGCTGACCGTCTACGCCTGCGCCAAGATCGGCGCCGTCTTCACCCCGCTGAACTTCCGACTCCCGGCGGGGGAGATCGAGTACATCGTCAACGACGCCGAAGCCGAGATGGTACTGTTCGAGTCCGCGACGCGGGAGGCGGTCGAAGGGGCGCGGCCGAGTCTCGAGACCGTCTCGGAGTACGTGTTCATCGACGACGACCGCGAGGACGCGGCCGTTCCGGAGTACGCACGCGGGTTCTACGACCTGCTCGAGTCGGGCACCCCCGAACGGCCGGACGTCCGCGTCGACGAGGACGACGTCTACGCCTTCATCTACACCTCTGGGACGACGGGCCGGCCGAAGGGCGTCGTCCACGAGCACCGGAACATGGTCGAGCACAACCTGTTGTGTATCGCGGAGATGAACCTCACCCGCGACGACGTCGGCCTCTCGATCCTGCCGCTGTACCACTGCGCCGAACTCCACTGTAACCTGTTCGCGCGGATCCACCGCGGTGCGACGAACGTCATCCACCACGAGTTCGACCCGGAGCGGGCTCTCGAGGCGATCGAGGACCACGGCGTGACGATCCTCTTCGCCGCGCCGACGGCGTGGAACGCGCTCTCGATGGCCGCCGCCGAACTGAACGCCGACGTCTCGTCGCTGCGGCTCGGCCTCTACGGCGCGGCGCCGATGCCCGAGCGCGTGCTCGAGAACTGCATGGAACAGCTCTGCGAGGACTACGTGCAGGCCTACGGGATGACCGAGATCGGCCCGGCGGGGGTCTTCCAGCCGCCCGAGGACCAGCGCTCGAAACAGGGGTCGGCCGGCCTGCCCGCGCTCAACCACCGCGTGCGCGTGGTCGAACCCGACGCCGACCCGGACGACGAGGTCGAGGCGGGCGAGATCGGCGAGATCCTCATCTCCAGTCCCTGCGTCATGCGCGAGTACTGGAACCGACCCGAGGCGACCGCCCAGTCCCTGCGCGAGGCCGACGGAACGACGTGGTACTACACCGGCGATCTGGGCTATCGGGACGACGACGGCTACCTCTACGTGGTCGACCGGAAGGACGACATGATCGTCTCGGGCGGCGAGAACGTCTATCCGGCCGAGGTCGAGGACGTGCTGTTCGCCCACGACGCCGTCGATGAGGCGGCCGTCGTCGGCGAACCCGACGAGGAGTGGGGCGAACGGGTCGTCGCCTACGTCGTCGCCGAAAACGTCGACGCGACCGCCCTCGACGAGTTCGTCCTCGAGAGCGACCGACTCGCCGACTTCAAGCGGCCGCGGGCGTACTACTTCGTCGACGAACTCCCCAAGAACCCCAGCGGCAAGATCCAGAAGTTCAAACTCCGCGAGGACGAGGCGGACGTCGACCCCGAGCGCGAGACCGTCGCGTCCTGA
- a CDS encoding helix-turn-helix domain-containing protein, with protein sequence MVPDDTDEHRIDDGRGEYRDETDTSLEEEIESLEDDENSRTGAVEEVDGRIVDLLSWILDTETRAKIYVHLLANPGSTSEEVATGTGLYPSTVREALAELHDEERVTREKRASEGAGNNPYEYTAIQPSELVGGVVDQVQQELNTIFTLDRILDRRGESGPALEGDSEPVTITVDDTGSVGRARAPGPDAGEPADADESAITFDDGAADSDGTDVEPVDEDDAESRDSDR encoded by the coding sequence ATGGTTCCAGACGACACTGACGAGCATCGGATCGACGACGGGCGGGGCGAGTATCGGGACGAAACCGACACGTCCCTCGAGGAGGAGATCGAGTCCCTCGAGGACGACGAGAATAGTCGAACGGGTGCCGTCGAGGAAGTCGACGGACGGATCGTCGACCTGCTCTCGTGGATCCTCGACACGGAGACGCGGGCGAAGATCTACGTTCACCTGCTGGCCAACCCCGGCAGTACCTCCGAAGAGGTCGCCACGGGCACCGGCCTCTATCCGAGCACGGTCCGCGAGGCGCTGGCGGAACTCCACGACGAGGAGCGCGTGACGCGGGAGAAACGCGCCAGCGAGGGTGCGGGAAACAACCCCTACGAGTACACGGCGATCCAGCCGAGCGAACTCGTCGGCGGCGTCGTGGATCAGGTCCAGCAGGAACTGAACACCATCTTCACGCTCGATCGCATCCTCGACCGGCGCGGCGAGTCCGGACCGGCCCTCGAGGGAGACTCGGAACCGGTCACGATCACCGTCGACGACACCGGTTCCGTCGGTCGCGCCCGCGCCCCCGGTCCCGACGCGGGCGAGCCGGCGGATGCGGACGAGAGCGCCATCACGTTCGACGACGGAGCGGCCGACTCGGACGGCACCGACGTCGAACCCGTCGACGAGGACGACGCCGAATCGCGCGACTCCGACCGGTAG